A window of the Streptomyces griseochromogenes genome harbors these coding sequences:
- a CDS encoding nuclear transport factor 2 family protein yields MTATDEATPVSAATLYHQVQQFYAQQMQLLDDGRVEEWAGTFTEDGVFAANAHPEPVVGRAAITAAAARATEEYAAKGVQRRHWLGMVSVEPVDERSANARCYALVIETPRGGQAAIRVSTLCVDRLVRDGDGWLVQDRRVSRDDLA; encoded by the coding sequence ATGACCGCGACGGACGAGGCGACCCCAGTCAGCGCCGCCACGCTCTACCACCAAGTCCAGCAGTTCTACGCGCAGCAGATGCAGCTCCTGGACGACGGCCGGGTCGAGGAGTGGGCCGGGACCTTCACCGAGGACGGCGTGTTCGCCGCCAACGCCCACCCCGAACCGGTCGTGGGCCGCGCCGCCATCACCGCGGCGGCGGCACGGGCCACCGAGGAGTACGCCGCCAAGGGGGTACAGCGCAGGCACTGGCTCGGCATGGTCTCCGTCGAGCCGGTCGACGAGCGGTCGGCCAACGCCCGCTGCTACGCCCTGGTGATCGAGACTCCGCGTGGCGGTCAGGCCGCGATCCGGGTCAGCACGCTGTGCGTGGACCGGCTGGTCCGCGACGGCGACGGCTGGCTCGTACAGGACCGCCGGGTCTCCCGGGACGACC
- a CDS encoding antibiotic biosynthesis monooxygenase, giving the protein MSHPTGGQAVSIARFTLKTEFAAKGAEFEALFPAYVAAAKAAEGTLRAGLASSTASSGRYLQLTWWRDSEARQAMMSDPAFFRNVGIKYFTLARHDKVNGDSIAGGLPDVPYAVVALTELPATEENPVQALHGLDGFLADQLVQPDEEDVRYLLTWWRDEDAFRAALATAPAALDGAESFAFLADEVSG; this is encoded by the coding sequence ATGTCCCACCCCACCGGCGGCCAGGCCGTCTCGATCGCCCGCTTCACGCTCAAGACCGAGTTCGCAGCCAAGGGCGCCGAGTTCGAAGCGCTCTTCCCCGCGTACGTTGCCGCCGCCAAGGCGGCGGAGGGCACGCTCCGCGCCGGCCTCGCCTCGTCCACCGCCTCGTCCGGGCGGTACCTCCAGCTGACCTGGTGGCGGGACTCCGAGGCCCGGCAGGCCATGATGAGCGACCCCGCCTTCTTCCGGAACGTGGGCATCAAGTACTTCACCCTGGCCCGGCACGACAAGGTCAATGGCGACTCGATCGCGGGCGGCCTCCCCGACGTGCCGTACGCGGTCGTGGCGCTGACCGAGCTGCCCGCCACCGAGGAGAACCCCGTCCAGGCCCTGCACGGCCTGGACGGCTTCCTGGCGGACCAGCTCGTACAGCCTGACGAGGAGGACGTCCGCTACCTGCTGACCTGGTGGCGGGACGAGGACGCCTTCCGCGCGGCGCTCGCCACGGCGCCGGCCGCCCTCGACGGCGCCGAGTCGTTCGCCTTCCTTGCGGACGAGGTCAGCGGCTGA
- a CDS encoding antibiotic biosynthesis monooxygenase family protein, with the protein MADKPAEEQTPSKLFTVINTFTLKDPAGAQEFERRFLEHVEWMRAQEGFHAHQAVRVTERPDVYVNLGWWLEPEAFQQVLRSEVFQSHAKEFHQLVDVAADPSMNVLRIEAGDLTDAVIVIEHLTTEAGAEEFERTYKEYAEAAHAATGLARLDLARALTRTGAYTAITWWRSEEDRLKARESAEFAAVGKVAEVRSERTAHVARNGAAGK; encoded by the coding sequence ATGGCCGACAAGCCCGCTGAGGAGCAGACTCCCAGCAAGCTCTTCACCGTGATCAACACCTTCACCCTCAAGGACCCCGCAGGCGCACAGGAGTTCGAGCGCCGGTTCCTGGAGCACGTGGAGTGGATGCGCGCGCAGGAGGGCTTCCACGCGCACCAGGCCGTACGCGTCACCGAGCGCCCCGACGTCTATGTCAACCTCGGCTGGTGGCTGGAGCCCGAGGCGTTCCAGCAGGTGCTGCGCAGCGAGGTGTTCCAGTCGCACGCCAAGGAGTTCCACCAGCTCGTCGACGTCGCCGCCGACCCGTCCATGAACGTGCTCCGGATCGAGGCGGGAGACCTCACCGACGCGGTGATCGTCATCGAGCACCTGACCACCGAGGCGGGCGCGGAGGAGTTCGAGCGTACGTACAAGGAGTACGCCGAGGCCGCGCACGCCGCGACCGGCCTCGCCCGCCTCGACCTGGCCCGTGCCCTGACCCGGACGGGCGCGTACACGGCCATCACCTGGTGGCGGTCGGAGGAGGACCGCCTCAAGGCCCGGGAGAGTGCGGAGTTCGCCGCCGTCGGCAAGGTCGCGGAGGTGCGCTCCGAGCGCACCGCGCACGTGGCACGGAACGGCGCCGCGGGGAAGTAA
- a CDS encoding aromatase/cyclase: protein MTVREVEHEITVRAAAAEVYRLIAEVENWPRIFPPSVYVDHVERGETEERIRIWATANGTAKNWTSRRTLDPAALRIAFRQEVPAPPVAAMGGTWIIEPLSGEESRVRLLHDYRAVGDDPENLRWIDEAVDRNSRSELASLKENIERVTESAELTFSFEDTVRIGGSAKDVYDFLNEAQLWTDRLPHVGRVVLTEDTPGLQTLEMDTVAKDGSQHTTKSVRVCFPHRRIAYKQITLPALMILHTGYWELAEDGDGVLATSQHTVTLNTANITKILGEAAGVAEAREFVRGALSANSRATLGHAKAYAEERRG, encoded by the coding sequence ATGACCGTTCGTGAGGTCGAGCACGAGATCACCGTGCGCGCAGCCGCCGCCGAGGTCTACCGCCTGATAGCCGAGGTGGAGAACTGGCCCCGGATCTTCCCGCCGAGCGTGTACGTCGACCACGTCGAGCGCGGCGAGACCGAGGAGCGCATCCGGATCTGGGCCACCGCCAACGGCACGGCCAAGAACTGGACCTCCCGCCGCACACTGGACCCCGCGGCGCTGCGGATCGCCTTCCGGCAGGAGGTCCCGGCCCCGCCGGTCGCCGCGATGGGCGGGACCTGGATCATCGAGCCGCTGTCCGGGGAGGAGTCCAGGGTCCGGCTGCTGCACGACTACCGGGCCGTCGGCGACGACCCGGAGAACCTGCGCTGGATCGACGAGGCCGTGGACCGCAACAGCCGTTCCGAGCTCGCTTCCCTGAAGGAGAACATCGAGCGCGTCACGGAATCGGCCGAGCTCACGTTCTCCTTCGAGGACACCGTGCGCATCGGCGGCTCGGCGAAGGACGTCTACGACTTCCTCAACGAGGCGCAGCTGTGGACCGACCGCCTGCCGCACGTCGGCCGTGTCGTCCTCACCGAGGACACGCCGGGCCTGCAGACCCTGGAGATGGACACCGTCGCCAAGGACGGCTCGCAGCACACCACGAAGTCGGTCCGGGTCTGCTTCCCCCACCGCCGCATCGCCTACAAACAGATCACCCTGCCCGCCCTGATGATCCTCCACACCGGCTACTGGGAGCTGGCCGAGGACGGCGACGGCGTCCTGGCCACGTCCCAGCACACCGTCACCCTCAACACGGCGAACATCACGAAGATCCTCGGTGAGGCGGCCGGTGTCGCCGAGGCGCGGGAGTTCGTGCGCGGAGCGCTGAGCGCCAACTCCCGTGCCACTCTGGGCCACGCCAAGGCATACGCGGAGGAGCGCCGCGGCTGA
- the fabG gene encoding 3-oxoacyl-ACP reductase FabG has protein sequence MTGTEQRVALITGATSGIGLAAARELGRAGLKVFICARGAEAVELTVKELRAEGFDADGRTADVRDPESVRALVGTVVERHGRVDVLVNNAGRSGGGVTADIEDELWDDVIATNLTSVFQVTRAVLKQGGIRERGWGRIINIASTAGKQGVVLGAPYSASKHGVVGFTKALGNELAPTGITVNAVCPGYVETPMAQRVRAGYAAAYDTDEAAILEKFQAKIPLGRYSTPEEVAGLVGYLASDTAASITSQALNVCGGLGNF, from the coding sequence ATGACAGGCACTGAGCAGAGGGTCGCCCTGATCACCGGGGCGACCAGCGGCATCGGCCTTGCGGCGGCGCGTGAGCTGGGCCGGGCCGGTCTGAAGGTCTTCATCTGCGCACGTGGCGCCGAGGCCGTGGAGCTCACGGTGAAGGAGCTGCGGGCGGAGGGCTTCGACGCCGACGGCCGCACCGCGGACGTGCGCGATCCGGAGAGTGTGCGGGCCTTGGTGGGCACGGTCGTCGAGCGCCACGGCCGCGTCGATGTGCTGGTCAACAACGCCGGCCGCAGCGGCGGCGGCGTCACGGCCGACATCGAGGACGAGCTGTGGGACGACGTCATCGCCACCAACCTCACCAGCGTCTTCCAGGTCACCCGCGCCGTGCTGAAGCAGGGCGGGATACGGGAGCGCGGCTGGGGCCGGATCATCAACATCGCGTCCACGGCGGGCAAGCAGGGCGTGGTCCTTGGGGCCCCGTACTCCGCGTCGAAGCACGGCGTCGTGGGCTTCACCAAGGCGCTCGGCAATGAGCTGGCCCCCACCGGGATCACCGTCAACGCCGTCTGCCCCGGCTATGTCGAGACACCCATGGCCCAGCGGGTGCGCGCCGGGTACGCGGCCGCGTACGACACGGACGAGGCGGCGATCCTCGAGAAGTTCCAGGCGAAGATCCCGCTCGGCCGCTACTCCACCCCCGAGGAGGTCGCCGGCCTGGTCGGCTACCTCGCCTCCGACACCGCCGCCTCCATCACCTCCCAGGCGCTGAACGTCTGCGGCGGACTTGGCAACTTCTGA